A window from Carassius carassius chromosome 40, fCarCar2.1, whole genome shotgun sequence encodes these proteins:
- the LOC132121778 gene encoding myozenin-1-like, which yields MPVSGTPAPTNKRKKPSRIITDFSNISQHDQQDEDAEAAELDLGTKIKAPKEVMLEELSLMKNKGSKMFKMRQERVEKFIVSDENLLNLQILAPSLGCEMTAPPEPSPNPEPPQAEEVNDEAEKEKRQREYVRTYVSPWERAMKDDEELKETMKLKMPGPQVHKELPKYKSFNRTALPFGGFEKASRLVTFEQPEIKDEEPQPVSVLQYNICCRPSFNRTPIGWTCNEEHSHIHMEMENIPFDGETDDL from the exons ATGCCTGTCTCTGGAACACCTGCTCCAACCAACAAGAGGAAGAAGCCTTCAAGAATCATCACAGACTTCTCAAACATCTCACAACATG ACCAGCAAGATGAGGATGCTGAAGCTGCTGAACTGGACTTGGGGACCAAAATCAAAGCCCCTAAAGAAGTGATGTTGGAGGAGCTGTCCCTCATGAAGAACAAAGGCTCCAAAATGTTCAAGATGAGACAGGAGAGGGTGGAGAAATTCATCGTCAGTGATGAGAACCTG CTAAACCTTCAGATTCTGGCTCCTTCTCTGGGATGTGAAATGACTGCTCCACCTGAACCCTCTCCCAATCCAGAGCCACCTCAAG CAGAGGAAGTAAATGATGAGGCAGAGAAGGAAAAGAGACAGCGTGAGTATGTAAGAACATATGTATCACCATGGGAACGTGCTATGAAAGATGATGAGGAACTTAAAGAAACCATGAAGTTGAAAATGCCAGGGCCCCAAGTTCACAAGGAGCTTCCCAAGTACAAGAGTTTCAACAG AACTGCTCTACCCTTTGGAGGATTTGAGAAGGCATCTCGTCTTGTCACCTTTGAGCAACCAGAGATCAAGGATGAGGAGCCGCAGCCAGTGTCTGTGTTGCAGTATAACATTTGCTGTCGGCCTTCTTTCAACCGCACTCCCATCGGCTGGACATGCAATGAGGAGCACAGCCACATCCACATGGAGATGGAAAACATCCCCTTTGATGGAGAGACTGATGACCTCTAA